GCTGCGCGAGGCGTAGTTCGCCAGCGGGGTGCCGAACCCGCGCAGGAACTCCAGGAACCGGCCCGGATCGGTGTCGAATCCCCGCACCAGGCAGATCCGCTGCGCGGCGAGGACCTCGCCGGCCGCCTCGATCGTCTCGGTGACGGATCGCCCGGCGGCCTCGACCGGGGCACCGGTCAGTGCCGCCGCGGTGAGCCGGGTGTCGTTGAGCTGCATCGGATCGCTCTCCTTCGGATGTGCGGACCGGGGCACCGGTCACGCGGGAACGGGTTGGGGTGGCGGACCGGCGGTGCTCGCCCGGTCCCGGTAGCGCCGCGCCTCGGCCGCGTCACCACCGGTCCGCAGGATGGTGGCCGCCAGTGCGGTCAGGATCAGCCTGCCGGCGTCCGGCCGGTCCGCCCGCTGCCGGAGCAGCGCCACCGCGTCGTCCGGTTTTCCCAGCCGTACCAGCAGATCCGCGAGTTCGACCGGGACGTCCTGCTGGGCTTCGTTGCCGTCGAGGCTCTGCCGGTAGAGCACCTCGGCCAGGCGCGGATCGCCGAACTCCCGGTCGGTCAGCCGCGCGAACTTGCCCAGGGTGTAGGGATGACGCGGCCTGCCGGACAACGCGCGCAGCATCAGCCGCCTCGCCTGCTCCGGATCCGCCAGCTCCCGCCAGACGAACAACGCGTAGTTGCACAGGGTGCGGGGGTGGCCGGGGTCCAGTTCGAGTGCCCGCCGGTAGCGCTGCCCGGCGTAGTCCGGGTCACCGTGCTTGTGCTGTGCCAGCAAGGCGAAGTTGCTGTGCACCCTGGCGTGGCGGGTGTTCGCGGCGACCGGCCGTCCCGCCTGCCGCTTGACGTCGTCGGGTGCCCAGTGGATCTGCTCGGTCCAGAGGGTGAGCAGCCGGTTGTCCTCCGCGGTGGCCGGATACCTGGCCCGCATTTCACCGAGCCCGATCGGGTCCGGGCGCCCGGCGAGGTAGCCGAAGCGCGCCATGGTGTTCCATTCGGAGACCGTGATCAGTTCCTTGAGTTCCTCCGGGTAGTCGGGCCGCACGGCGGTGGCGTTGATCCGCTCGCCGTCGGCCAGCGCGCCTTCGTCGACGTCCACGCCGATCCGCCGCAGGAACCGCGAGAAGTCCGCGGCGAGGTTCTCCTGACGGCCGACGAAGCCGATTTCCGCGCCCGGCGGGCCCACGTAGGAGTCGTAGATGTTGCCGAGCGCACCCGGCAGGATGGTCACCGCCTTGCGGACGAAGGTGGTGAAGTCGTCGCTTCGGCAGTGCTCGTCCAGCGGGTACTGGGGCCGCCAGCCGCCTTCCATCCGGTAGGACCAGTACGACCGGTACCAGTCGATCGGATCGCGGACGAAGGCGCCGATGAGGTCGTAGGAGTTGCGATCGTAGGCGTCGAGGAAGTCGTGGTCGCGCATCGCCGGGTCGCCGACCTGCTCGGCTTCGATGCCGAGCCGTTCGACCTGTGCCCGGATCCAGGTGCTGCCGGTTTTCGGCACGAGCAGCAGCAGCGCGTTGCCGCCGGGGAAGTACAGGGCCATCTGCGTCTCCGTCCTGGGGGTCAGTCGGTCGGGTGGTCGCGGAAGCGGAGGGCCAGCTCGGGCAGCGGCTCGCCGGGACGCGGCAGCCCGCCGGTCTCACCCGGCCGGACCAGGCAGTGCACCAGCACCGGTCCGTCGGCGCGTTCCATCGCCAGCTTGAGCCCGGCCCGGACGGCTTCGAGGCCGTCGCAGCGCCAGGCGGCCCGATACCCGCAAGCCAGCGCGGTGGCGGCGAAGTCGACGGCCGCACCGTTGGTCCGCTGGCCGCCGGTCGATTCGTGCCTGCCGTTGTCCAGGAGGACGTGCACGAACCGGCCGCGGGCGTAGCGGGCGGCGGTGGCCAGCGTGCCCAGGCGCATCAGCAGGGCACCGTCTCCGTCGAGCACGGCGACCGGACGGCGGCCGGCGGCCGCGATCCCGATGGCGATCGCGGGCGCGCACCCCATCGAACCGGGCATGTAGAAGTGGTTGTGCCGATCGTCCAGTCCGTAGAGCGCGCGTGCGGTGTAGCCCGTGGTGGCCACTGTGGACGTTCGCCGGGTGTCCAGCTCCAGCCAGGCGGAGAGCACTTCGGACCGGCTCGGCCGATGCCCGTCCCGCAGGATTTCCGCCTGCCGCGGCACATTCGCTTCGGCGGGTTCTTCCGGCGGTGACGGCTCGACGGTGTCTACGGTGTTGTCGAAGGTGCCCTTGGTGAACACCAGTGCCGACGATTCCCGGTCGGCACAGCGGTCGAACGCGGCCGCGAGTTGCGCCGAAGCCGTTTCGGGCGCAGGCGAGAGGTCTTCGCTGCGCACTCGCAACAACCGCAGGAGATCGTGGGTGATCGCGCCCATCAGCCGGTGCTGGGGCTCGTCGGTGCCCGCGGGCCAGCCGCGGCGTGAAACGCCGAGCACCACCGGGATCCGGAACGGCTCGGCGAGCGACGCCAGCGGATTGGTCAGGTTGCCGAGGCCGGAGTTCTGGCACAGGACCACCCCCTGCCCGCCCGCGAGCCACATCCCGGCCGCGATCGCCACCGCCTCACCCTCCGAAGTGGACGACCAGTAGGGCGCGTCCCCCGACTCCAGCAGACAGTAGAGGCCGGACGCGTACGAGCACGGCACACCGGCGATTCCGGTGGCGCGTGCTCGCGCCAGTTCGGCCAGGAACCATTCGGGCTTCAGCACGGCAACGCCCCTTCGAGTCCGGTGGGCAGGTCCAGGTAGGCGGGAGTGCGCAGCAGCCGCATCGAAGACGGTCCGGCCGGGGCCGCCACCACACCGGTGTCGAGCACGTGGCGGGCGAGGAAGGCGGCGGTGAGACCGTCCACGGCCCGGCGGTTCGCCGCGCCGACGATCTCGTGTCCCTCGTCCGGGAACAGCGCGAGCACCGCCGCCCGGCCGGTTCTCGCCAGGCGCATGAACATCGTGGTGGACAGGTCGGCGGGTACCCGGCTGTCGTGCGCACCGTGGACGAGCAGCACCGGGCAAGCGATCTTGTCCGCGTTCGCCACCGGTGACCTCGCGACCAGCGCGGCCCGCTGCTCGTCGTCCCGCGGATCCCCGACGCGGCGGCGAACCATCGGCGCCGCGGTACGCCAGCGCTCGGGCGGCGCTTCGGTGAACCGCACCAGGTCGGTCAGCGCGGCCGAGGCGACGGCGCAGCGGAACGGCCGGGACGAACTCGCCGCGAGCTGGAGCACCGCGTAACCGCCGTAACTCCCGCCGACCAGCGCGATCCGCTCCGGATCGGCGTGGCCGCGGCGGACCGACCAGTCGAGCGCGTCCTCCAGGTCTTCCTGCATCGCGGCACCCCACTGCCGGTCGCCCGCGTTCACCCAGGCGGGCCCGAAGCCGGTCGACCCGCGGAAGTTGATGTCGATCACGGTGTAACCCAGGCGCGCCAGCCACATCCGCCGCTCGTCGTACTCCCAGTGGCTCCGCCGCCACGGCCCGCCGTGCACCAGCAGCGCCGCGGGAGCCGGCCCCAGATCGCCCGCTTTCGCCAGATAGGTGACCGCGCGCAGGCCGTCGCGCAGTGGCACGCTCACCGGACGGCAGCTCACCGCCGGGGTCCGGGGCGTGCCGCCCAGCCGGACGACGGTGCCCGCGGCCGGGTCGTGGACGAAATACCGGGCCGCCGCGTCGGCCGGTCGTTCGGCACACAGCCACCGGTCCCGCCCGCACCGGTCGATGAGCAGCGGTTCGCCGCCCACCTGCCGTCGAAGGGCACCGAGATCGCGGGCGAGGCCGGGCCGCAGGGCCACGGTCCGCCTGCGGAAGCGCTCGACCTCCGCGAAATCGGGCCTGCCCGTGTCCGGTGCGGCGTGCACCTGGTTGATCCCGGCCCGGCGCACCGAGAGCAAGGTCTCCTCGACCGAGGCGGGTTCGCCGTCGGTGCAGCGCAGGCCGGCCAGCCGGGTCCCGTCGCCGCCGTCGGGAAGGACGAAGTACGCGACCGCGCCGGTGGCGGAGAAGTGGCTGAACCGGACGTCCAGCGCGTGCTCGTGGGGAACGTGGAGAAACAGGCGGCCGTCGTGCCACAGATCTCGCGAGCCGTCCTCGTTCACCGTCTCGGTCAGGCGGGGCCGGAAGGCGGAATCGAAGTACACCGCGGAAAAACCGGTGTCCTCCAGCACGGTCGTGCGCCGGCCCGTCCGCAGGCAGACGGTCTCGTAGTGCCCGGCCGAAACGAGGACCTCCTCCGGCCGTCGGGAACTCAAGCCGGCCAGCTGGACCCCGGCCGTCTCCACCAGCGGCGTCCACTCCCGTTCGTCGGCCGAGAACCGGTACATCAGCGGCTGTTCCGCCCCCGTCGGATCCGCCGGTGCGATGCCGATGCCGGGCGTCCGGGACCAGGTGAAGCCCCGGGCCCGAGCCGGGCCGCTGCTCACCCGGTCCAGTTCGACGCCGGTTCCGGCATCACACAGCACCAAGCTCGTCGCCGTCGCACCGCTGCTCAGCCAGGCGACGTACTTGCCGTCCGGGCTCAGCGACGGCGGCCCGCCCAGTTCGCCGGTCACCGGGACACCTCGTGCCGGAACCGGGCCTGGCAGTCCAGCACCACTTCGGCGACCGCGTCGTCATGAGGTGGCGGAGGCACCGAAATCCTTACCCCGGCCGGAAAACTCGCGGGATATCCACGAAGGTCGTGCAGCCGCCGCACGCGATAGCCCGCGGTTTCGAGAGCGGCGGCCAGTGGTGCCGGTGTCTCCAGGCAGAGGTAGTTCGCCTCGGACGGCCACACCGACATGCCTTCGACGTCCGCGAACAGCTTGAGCAGGCGATCCCTGGTCTGGCGGGCCGCGTCGATGCTGGCACGTACCGGTTCGGGATGGGCCAGCAGGTGCTTCACCGCCCGCTGTGCCACCCCGGAAACACTGTTGGGCAGCTGACGCCAGGACGTTCCGCCGGGAGGCGGGCCGGCCAGCAGTGCCGACGCCCCGAAGCCGATCCGCAGGTTCGCCAGTCCCCACGCCTTGGAAAAGGTCCGGACCACCACCAGTTTCGGCCGCGATTCGACCAGCGACAAGGCCGTGGTGGCCGCGAAGTCCGCGTACACCTCGTCCACGATGATCACCCCGCGCGCCCGTTCGGCCAGCGCCGCGATGTCTTCGACGGCGAACTGGTAGCCGAGCGGATTCCGCGGCGAGGACAGGGAGAAGATCGCATCTTCGTCGTCGAGGTACGCCTCCAGCGCGGGCATCAGCTCGGCCGGCCGCCGGACCTCGGCCACGCGCCGCCGCCAGCCCTCCTGGGCGCAGAGGGTGGCCGTGAGGTGGAAGTTGGGCACGACGTCCACCACCAGGCCGCGGTAGAGCGAGCGCAGCAGCATTTCGATCACCTGGGTGGCCCCGGCCCCGACCCGCACGGTTTCCGGTCGCAGCCGGTGGTATCCGGCGATCGCCGCGGCGACGCCGTCCCCCCACGTCTCGTCCTTGCTCGTCACATCCATCCCGTCGACCGCGGCGAGCACACCGGCGGTGTGCGATCCCGGATCGAGGAAGTGGCTTCCCGTCCAGATGAGATCGGTGCTCACCCGAACCTCCGCTTCTTGCCGCCCAAGGGGGTGATCCGCTCGCACCGCTGGAGCACGACCGGCTCACCGGGTGCCAGATCGGCCATGGCCGCCGCCAGCGCGTTCACCAGCACGGCTTCGTCCGCCGCGACATCAGGGGTCCAGCGCAGCACCGCCGGTTCCTCGCCGGTCACCAGCTGGAAGTCCAGCAAGCCGGGCAGGAAGCCGATCCGGGCGGTGACCACGTCGGCCGCCACGTCGGCGCCGGCCAGGCGCACGACCTCGGGCTCCCGGCCCCACAGTTCGGCCAGGAACTGGCGGCCGGTCCCGTCGGTGACCAGTTCGGCACGGTCGCCGGTGCGGTACCGCACGAACACGGTGCCGCGGTAGAGCAGATTGGTCACCACCAGTTCGCCGACCCCGGATTCGGCCAGCGTGCCGTCGTCCGCCCGGACCTCCAGCCGCACGTTCTCGCCGAACACCTCGTACCGCCCACTCCCCGGTGCCGTGGCGGCGATGAGCCCGCCTTCGCTGGAGGCCAGTGCGTCGACCACCGGAGCGCCGAAGAAGCCGGTCAGCCGGGCTCGGTCGTCGGCGTGCAGCGGCTCGCCGCTGACCAGCACCAGCCGCGGCGACCACGGTGGCCGGGACCGTCCCTGGTCCAGCAGGGCGGCCCGCAGGTCGAGCAAATAGGTCGGCTTGCCGTACAAGATCGGCGCACGCAATCTTTCGTACAGACGTGCGACGTCGGCCACGCTACCGAGTTGAACCCTCGCGTAGAGCGACGAATTCAGCGACGGAAGCGGCCTGACGAAACTTTCGCGCCCCAGCTTGTTGCTGACAAAAAGCACGGCGGGCTTTCCCGGTTCGAACTCACCGACGCCGAGACCGGCGCGCTGGGCGAGCTGCGCGAAAAAATGGTAGTTCACCCCGTACCAAGCCGCGTCGTCGACGGATATGCGCAACGGAACTCCGGACGTGCCGCTCGATGTCAATTCCCGGACGCACTTATCAGGTGACGGACGGAAATCGTCCGGTCGCGTCAGGTGCGCGGCGCGGTCGGTGACCGGAAAGGCACCGAGTCCGCCGGGAGGCAGCTCCCGGTAGTACCGGATCCGAGCCCTGGCATACTCCAGCAGGGAATCGAGCCCCCGTGCCCGGCCCGCCCATTCGGCGTGCATTCTCCGCACGTCCTGGACCGTTTCGGCGATTCCGGTCGCCGCACCGGTACCCGTCACCGCGCTCACCCCGGCCCCGGCCGGTTCTCAGGTGGCCCGGGAAGTGGCCGACTGCAGCGCGGATGTCCTTGGTGCACTGCCGGGCGGCACGTAGCTGCTGTACAGGTCCTTCGCGAGATCGAGTTCGGCGTTGTTGGCCAGTTCGAACACCCGGGGCAGCGCGGCGATGGTGCCTTCGAGGTCGCGCATGGTGCGGCGGTCGCGCAGCTCCCCGCACAGCTCCTGCATCGCGGTGATCGCCGCGCGCAGGCTCTGGTTCGCCCAGATCGCGACCGAAACGCCCGCGCGCTCGAACACCTCCGCCAGCACCGTGGAGTACTTCGTCGGCACGATCGCCACCGGAACGGGCCAGTGCCACTCGCGCATGAACGCGAGGATCTCGTCCGGCACGGACGCCTTCGAATGGATCAGCACCGCGTCGGCGCCGGATTCGGCGTAGAGGTGACAGCGGTCCAGCGCCTCGGCCAGCGGACGGCCCGCCACGAACGCCTCACACCTCGCCACCAGGAACAACTCGTCACCGGCGGTGTCCTTCGCCGCCTTGAGCCTGCCGCAGAACTCGGTCTGCTCGGCGAGCACCTGGCCGCCTTCGATGAACGAGTTCGTCTTCGGGAACACCTTGTCCTCGATGCAGGCCCCGCCGACCCCGATCCTGGCCAGCTTGCGCGCGACGATCCGCACGTTGTTGAAGTCGCCGTAGCCGGTGTCGATGTCGACCAGCCCCGGTACCGACACGCGGTCGGCGACCAGTTCGATCCGCTCGACCACCTGCGTCCACGACAGTTCGTTCGAATCACGCAGGCCGCTCGTGGCCGAGAGGCCCAGGCCCGAGAGCCAGACACCGGCGAAGCCCGAATCCTCGGCGATCACCGCGGACAGCGCATCGTGCGCGCCCATCAGGAAGTCGAGTTCGGCGCGCTCGAAGATGCCGGCCAGAACGCGTGCTTTGGTCATGGTCTCCTCCTCGCGGCGAGCGCCGGCGACGGCGGGAACCGTCGTGCGGCCGCCTGGAAACAGTGCTCAGTTCAGCAATGCGGACTGGAGCGACGAGAAAGAGCGGCACCCTATTCGGTGATCGACTGACATGCTCTCCCCCAGTTTGAAGATCGTCCCACGCGACGTCGTCCACCGCCGGTCTGGCCGACGTTAACCGCGTGTTCAGGTTCCCGAGCTTCACGAAGTCGAACACCAGAGTCAACCGGACATATCCATATCATTCGAATGGAGTAGTTCCACCAGCCACCTGATCCCACCCGGCGAACCGGACGAAACGGTATTCGATCAAAGCCGATTATCGATCATCGCCGGTATTGATCCATTTCCACACAGCGGAATAGGTATTGAATAATGGCTATTCAGCGGGCAGGCCATGTGGTAAACACCGTCTCCGTGGGAATTCCGGGGGGCGCGGATGCGTGGCGATAGATCACAACTCGAGGTGCTCGAGTCCGAGGCGATTCACATTTTCCGGGAAGTCGCCGCGACGCTCGAGCGCCCGGTTCTGCTCTTCTCCGGCGGCAAGGACTCCGCGGTCCTGCTGACGCTGGCCGCGCACGCGTTCTGGCCGGGCCCCATCCCGTTCCCGGTGCTGCACGTGGACACCGGGCACAACTTCGGCGAAGTGCTCGAATTCCGGGACGCGGCGGTGGCCCGCCACGGGGTGCGCCTGCTGGTCGCCGACGTGGCGGCCGACCTCGCCGCCGGGACGGACCCGGCAGCGAGCCGGAACCGGCTGCAGAGCCGGACTTTGCTCCGCGCACTCAGGGAAAACCGGTTCGACGCGGCCTTCGGCGGCGCCCGCCGGGACGAGGAGAAGGCACGCGCGAAAGAACGGATCTTCAGCTTCCGCGACGAGTTCGGCCGCTGGGAACCGCGAAACCAGCGGCCCGAGCTGTGGAACCTCTACAATGGACGGCACCGGCCCGGTGAGCACATTCGCGTTTTCCCGCTGTCCAACTGGACCGAACTGGACATCTGGGCCTACATCGGGGCGGAAGGGATCGAGCTGCCCTCGCTCTACTACGCCCACCGCCGCCAGGTCATCCCGCGCGACGGCCTGCTCCTGCCCCGCTCGCCGCTGCTCGAGGCCGGACCCGGCGAAGAGGTGTTCGAGGCGACCGTGCGCTTCCGGACCGTTGGCGACGCGACCTGCACCGCCTGCGTCGAATCGACGGCGACCACGCCGGAACAGGTGCTCGCCGAGGTCACCGCGACCAGGGTGTCCGAGCGCGGCGCGACGCGGGTCGACGACCGGTTCTCCACGGCCGGCATGGAAGACCGCAAACGGGAGGGCTACTTCTGATGCCGGAACTGCTGCGCCTGGCCACGGCGGGCAGCGTGGACGACGGCAAGTCCACGCTGATCGGCCGCCTGCTCTTCGACTCGAAGAACATCCTCACCGACCACCTCGAAGCCATCGAGCGCGCCGGTGACGGACCCGACCTCGCCGCGCTGACCGACGGGCTGCGCGCCGAACGCGAGCAGGGCATCACCATCGACGTCGCCCACCGCTACTTCGCCACGCCACGGCGGCGGTTCGTCATCGCCGACACCCCCGGCCACGTCCAGTACACCCGCAACATGGTGACCGGGGCGTCCACCGCCAACCTGGCCCTGATCCTGGTCGACGCCACCAAGGGCCTGGTCGAGCAGTCGCGCCGCCACGCGTTCATCGCCGCCCTGCTGGGTGTGCCGCACCTCGTGGTCTGCGTGAACAAGATGGACCTGGCCGGGTGGTCCGCCGAGGTGTTCGACCGCATCCGGGCGGAGTTCAGCGACTTCGCCAGCCGCCTGGACGTGCACGACCTCGTGTTCATCCCGGTTTCGGCGCTGCACGGGGACAACGTGGTGCACCGGAGCACCGAAATGCCGTGGTACGACGGCCTGCCCCTGCTCACCCACCTCGAACAGGTGCACATCGCCTCCGACCGCAATCTCATCGACGCGCGCCTGCCGGTGCAACACGTGCTGCGCGGCGTCGACGACGGCTTCCGCGGCTACGCGGGCACGATCGCCAGCGGGACCTTCAGGCCCGGTGACG
The genomic region above belongs to Amycolatopsis sp. YIM 10 and contains:
- the cysD gene encoding sulfate adenylyltransferase subunit CysD — protein: MRGDRSQLEVLESEAIHIFREVAATLERPVLLFSGGKDSAVLLTLAAHAFWPGPIPFPVLHVDTGHNFGEVLEFRDAAVARHGVRLLVADVAADLAAGTDPAASRNRLQSRTLLRALRENRFDAAFGGARRDEEKARAKERIFSFRDEFGRWEPRNQRPELWNLYNGRHRPGEHIRVFPLSNWTELDIWAYIGAEGIELPSLYYAHRRQVIPRDGLLLPRSPLLEAGPGEEVFEATVRFRTVGDATCTACVESTATTPEQVLAEVTATRVSERGATRVDDRFSTAGMEDRKREGYF
- a CDS encoding isocitrate lyase/phosphoenolpyruvate mutase family protein, producing MTKARVLAGIFERAELDFLMGAHDALSAVIAEDSGFAGVWLSGLGLSATSGLRDSNELSWTQVVERIELVADRVSVPGLVDIDTGYGDFNNVRIVARKLARIGVGGACIEDKVFPKTNSFIEGGQVLAEQTEFCGRLKAAKDTAGDELFLVARCEAFVAGRPLAEALDRCHLYAESGADAVLIHSKASVPDEILAFMREWHWPVPVAIVPTKYSTVLAEVFERAGVSVAIWANQSLRAAITAMQELCGELRDRRTMRDLEGTIAALPRVFELANNAELDLAKDLYSSYVPPGSAPRTSALQSATSRAT
- a CDS encoding tetratricopeptide repeat protein codes for the protein MALYFPGGNALLLLVPKTGSTWIRAQVERLGIEAEQVGDPAMRDHDFLDAYDRNSYDLIGAFVRDPIDWYRSYWSYRMEGGWRPQYPLDEHCRSDDFTTFVRKAVTILPGALGNIYDSYVGPPGAEIGFVGRQENLAADFSRFLRRIGVDVDEGALADGERINATAVRPDYPEELKELITVSEWNTMARFGYLAGRPDPIGLGEMRARYPATAEDNRLLTLWTEQIHWAPDDVKRQAGRPVAANTRHARVHSNFALLAQHKHGDPDYAGQRYRRALELDPGHPRTLCNYALFVWRELADPEQARRLMLRALSGRPRHPYTLGKFARLTDREFGDPRLAEVLYRQSLDGNEAQQDVPVELADLLVRLGKPDDAVALLRQRADRPDAGRLILTALAATILRTGGDAAEARRYRDRASTAGPPPQPVPA
- the aepY gene encoding phosphonopyruvate decarboxylase codes for the protein MLKPEWFLAELARARATGIAGVPCSYASGLYCLLESGDAPYWSSTSEGEAVAIAAGMWLAGGQGVVLCQNSGLGNLTNPLASLAEPFRIPVVLGVSRRGWPAGTDEPQHRLMGAITHDLLRLLRVRSEDLSPAPETASAQLAAAFDRCADRESSALVFTKGTFDNTVDTVEPSPPEEPAEANVPRQAEILRDGHRPSRSEVLSAWLELDTRRTSTVATTGYTARALYGLDDRHNHFYMPGSMGCAPAIAIGIAAAGRRPVAVLDGDGALLMRLGTLATAARYARGRFVHVLLDNGRHESTGGQRTNGAAVDFAATALACGYRAAWRCDGLEAVRAGLKLAMERADGPVLVHCLVRPGETGGLPRPGEPLPELALRFRDHPTD
- a CDS encoding aminotransferase class I/II-fold pyridoxal phosphate-dependent enzyme, with amino-acid sequence MSTDLIWTGSHFLDPGSHTAGVLAAVDGMDVTSKDETWGDGVAAAIAGYHRLRPETVRVGAGATQVIEMLLRSLYRGLVVDVVPNFHLTATLCAQEGWRRRVAEVRRPAELMPALEAYLDDEDAIFSLSSPRNPLGYQFAVEDIAALAERARGVIIVDEVYADFAATTALSLVESRPKLVVVRTFSKAWGLANLRIGFGASALLAGPPPGGTSWRQLPNSVSGVAQRAVKHLLAHPEPVRASIDAARQTRDRLLKLFADVEGMSVWPSEANYLCLETPAPLAAALETAGYRVRRLHDLRGYPASFPAGVRISVPPPPHDDAVAEVVLDCQARFRHEVSR
- a CDS encoding alpha/beta fold hydrolase, with protein sequence MTGELGGPPSLSPDGKYVAWLSSGATATSLVLCDAGTGVELDRVSSGPARARGFTWSRTPGIGIAPADPTGAEQPLMYRFSADEREWTPLVETAGVQLAGLSSRRPEEVLVSAGHYETVCLRTGRRTTVLEDTGFSAVYFDSAFRPRLTETVNEDGSRDLWHDGRLFLHVPHEHALDVRFSHFSATGAVAYFVLPDGGDGTRLAGLRCTDGEPASVEETLLSVRRAGINQVHAAPDTGRPDFAEVERFRRRTVALRPGLARDLGALRRQVGGEPLLIDRCGRDRWLCAERPADAAARYFVHDPAAGTVVRLGGTPRTPAVSCRPVSVPLRDGLRAVTYLAKAGDLGPAPAALLVHGGPWRRSHWEYDERRMWLARLGYTVIDINFRGSTGFGPAWVNAGDRQWGAAMQEDLEDALDWSVRRGHADPERIALVGGSYGGYAVLQLAASSSRPFRCAVASAALTDLVRFTEAPPERWRTAAPMVRRRVGDPRDDEQRAALVARSPVANADKIACPVLLVHGAHDSRVPADLSTTMFMRLARTGRAAVLALFPDEGHEIVGAANRRAVDGLTAAFLARHVLDTGVVAAPAGPSSMRLLRTPAYLDLPTGLEGALPC